A genomic region of Anas platyrhynchos isolate ZD024472 breed Pekin duck chromosome 9, IASCAAS_PekinDuck_T2T, whole genome shotgun sequence contains the following coding sequences:
- the LOC101797199 gene encoding coagulation factor X isoform X1: MLSKMESSSSLVMFLLLMCSVNSSCPYSVFVTRDKAHEVLKVQKRANYFLEEIRPGNLERECNEETCSFEEAKEIFHSQEKTMEFWFNYKGLNPCSTNPCKNGGVCKIRHYNYFCICPPKFGGDNCEEEKFECWYKNGGCWQYCRDSSRSFHVECSCAKDYALHEDGKRCVQAGPFPCGLIKARHAMREEALGQARIPRELSESRIDVATWNESTEGTAKHSEMELSTARENETLKDVSEQSTITEDAAGPKEVGVDASSCTKTPVDSGTQKQLGQEGAAPEHAAMEGPARPGLRWSELPQGPAQHNETTAAAARQEETVQNASGQNQTGQSMGQNETGAIQTMCDGLNESRGATNASGEAQHNQPNSSSTSEHNGSRISGGTLCHRRHCPWQMNARLLLLHSFELRSFVLIRNSGGNGFCGGSLINSRWVVTAAHCLDLVRPHHVTVGDFDKYRRELHEQKIGVERSWTHPHYDSNDYNNDIALLYLSSDVVFNEYVLPICLPSPNLAALLSEEGTVGMVSGWGATHGRGSTLRFLMKVRLPIVSMDMCQQATDRILTDNMFCAGYATETADACKGDSGGPFVVPYHNTWFLLGIVSWGEGCAEKGKYGVYTRVSNYIAWIKETVDSVADSEKFSINFS; encoded by the exons ATGCTCAGTAAAATGGAGAGCAGTTCCTCGCTTGTGATGTTTCTCCTATTAATGTGCTCTGTCAACAGCAGCTGTCCGTATTCAG TGTTCGTGACAAGAGACAAAGCACACGAGGTGCTGAAAGTCCAGAAGCGTGCTAACTATTTTCTGGAAGAGATTCGTCCAGGGAACTTGGAGAGAGAATGCAATGAGGAAACGTGTTCGTTTGAGGAGGCGAAGGAGATCTTCCATTCACAGGAGAAAACG ATGGAGTTTTGGTTCAATTACAAAG GTTTAAATCCATGTAGTACAAATCCCTGTAAGAATGGTGGAGTCTGCAAAATACGACACTACAATTACTTCTGCATCTGCCCCCCAAAATTTGGAGGAGACAACTGTGAAGAAG AAAAGTTCGAGTGCTGGTATAAGAACGGTGGGTGCTGGCAGTACTGCAGGGACAGCAGTCGCTCCTTCCATGTGGAATGCTCCTGCGCAAAGGACTATGCCCTGCACGAGGATGGGAAGAGGTGCGTGCAAGCAG GACCCTTTCCGTGTGGCCTGATTAAAGCCAGGCATGCCATGCGAGAGGAGGCTCTGGGGCAAGCAAGGATCCCAAGGGAGCTGAGTGAGAGCAGGATCGATGTGGCCACATGGAATGAGAGCACGGAGGGCACAGCCAAACACTCTGAGATGGAGCTAAGCACTGCCAgggaaaatgaaacattaaagGATGTGTCTGAGCAAAGCACAATTACGGAGGATGCTGCTGGACCAAAGGAGGTGGGAGTAGATGCTTCCAGCTGCACCAAGACACCGGTGGACTCAGGCACCCAgaagcagctggggcaggagggtgcTGCCCCTGAGCACGCAGCCATGGAGGGGCCAGCCAGGCCTGGGCTGCGGTGGAGTGAGCTGCCCCAGGGCCCTGCACAGCACAATGAgaccacagcagctgctgccaggcaggAAGAAACAGTGCAAAATGCTTCTGGACAGAACCAAACAGGGCAGAGCATGGGCCAAAACGAAACTGGGGCAATTCAGACCATGTGCGATGGGCTTAATGAGAGCAGGGGCGCCACAAACGCTTCAGGCGAGGCTCAGCACAACCAGCCAAACAGCAGCTCTACCTCAGAGCACAACGGCTCCAGGATAAGTGGAGGAACGTTGTGTCATCGCAGACATTGCCCCTGGCAG ATGAATGCCCGTCTACTCCTCCTTCACTCTTTTGAGCTCAGGTCATTT GTTTTGATCCGAAATAGCGGAGGAAACGGTTTTTGTGGAGGGAGCTTAATCAACAGCCGCTGGGTGGTCACAGCTGCTCACTGCCTTGATCTCGTTAGGCCACACCATGTTACTGTGG GTGACTTTGACAAGTATCGCAGAGAACTGCATGAACAGAAGATTGGTGTGGAACGGAGCTGGACTCACCCGCATTACGACTCGAATGACTACAATAATGACATCGCCTTGCTGTACTTGAGCAGTGATGTTGTGTTTAACGAGTACGTGCTCCCCATCTGCCTTCCCAGCCCTAACCTGGCAGCGCTGCTGTCCGAGGAAGGCACCGTAGGGATGGTAAGCGGCTGGGGTGCCACTCACGGCAGGGGTTCAACCCTGCGCTTCCTGATGAAAGTCAGGCTGCCCATTGTAAGCATGGACATGTGTCAGCAGGCAACAGACAGAATCCTCACCGATAACATGTTCTGCGCAGGCTACGCCACTGAGACTGCAGATGCCTGTAAGGGCGATAGTGGTGGCCCTTTTGTAGTACCTTACCACAACACCTGGTTCCTTTTAGGCATTGTAAGCTGGGGCGAGGGCTGTGCTGAAAAAGGCAAATATGGTGTGTATACAAGAGTATCCAATTACATTGCGTGGATTAAAGAGACTGTTGACAGTGTAGCAGATTCAGAAAAGTTTTCAATTAACTTTTCTTAA
- the LOC101797199 gene encoding coagulation factor X isoform X2, with amino-acid sequence MLSKMESSSSLVMFLLLMCSVNSSCPYSVFVTRDKAHEVLKVQKRANYFLEEIRPGNLERECNEETCSFEEAKEIFHSQEKTMEFWFNYKGLNPCSTNPCKNGGVCKIRHYNYFCICPPKFGGDNCEEEKFECWYKNGGCWQYCRDSSRSFHVECSCAKDYALHEDGKRCVQAGPFPCGLIKARHAMREEALGQARIPRELSESRIDVATWNESTEGTAKHSEMELSTARENETLKDVSEQSTITEDAAGPKEVGVDASSCTKTPVDSGTQKQLGQEGAAPEHAAMEGPARPGLRWSELPQGPAQHNETTAAAARQEETVQNASGQNQTGQSMGQNETGAIQTMCDGLNESRGATNASGEAQHNQPNSSSTSEHNGSRISGGTLCHRRHCPWQVLIRNSGGNGFCGGSLINSRWVVTAAHCLDLVRPHHVTVGDFDKYRRELHEQKIGVERSWTHPHYDSNDYNNDIALLYLSSDVVFNEYVLPICLPSPNLAALLSEEGTVGMVSGWGATHGRGSTLRFLMKVRLPIVSMDMCQQATDRILTDNMFCAGYATETADACKGDSGGPFVVPYHNTWFLLGIVSWGEGCAEKGKYGVYTRVSNYIAWIKETVDSVADSEKFSINFS; translated from the exons ATGCTCAGTAAAATGGAGAGCAGTTCCTCGCTTGTGATGTTTCTCCTATTAATGTGCTCTGTCAACAGCAGCTGTCCGTATTCAG TGTTCGTGACAAGAGACAAAGCACACGAGGTGCTGAAAGTCCAGAAGCGTGCTAACTATTTTCTGGAAGAGATTCGTCCAGGGAACTTGGAGAGAGAATGCAATGAGGAAACGTGTTCGTTTGAGGAGGCGAAGGAGATCTTCCATTCACAGGAGAAAACG ATGGAGTTTTGGTTCAATTACAAAG GTTTAAATCCATGTAGTACAAATCCCTGTAAGAATGGTGGAGTCTGCAAAATACGACACTACAATTACTTCTGCATCTGCCCCCCAAAATTTGGAGGAGACAACTGTGAAGAAG AAAAGTTCGAGTGCTGGTATAAGAACGGTGGGTGCTGGCAGTACTGCAGGGACAGCAGTCGCTCCTTCCATGTGGAATGCTCCTGCGCAAAGGACTATGCCCTGCACGAGGATGGGAAGAGGTGCGTGCAAGCAG GACCCTTTCCGTGTGGCCTGATTAAAGCCAGGCATGCCATGCGAGAGGAGGCTCTGGGGCAAGCAAGGATCCCAAGGGAGCTGAGTGAGAGCAGGATCGATGTGGCCACATGGAATGAGAGCACGGAGGGCACAGCCAAACACTCTGAGATGGAGCTAAGCACTGCCAgggaaaatgaaacattaaagGATGTGTCTGAGCAAAGCACAATTACGGAGGATGCTGCTGGACCAAAGGAGGTGGGAGTAGATGCTTCCAGCTGCACCAAGACACCGGTGGACTCAGGCACCCAgaagcagctggggcaggagggtgcTGCCCCTGAGCACGCAGCCATGGAGGGGCCAGCCAGGCCTGGGCTGCGGTGGAGTGAGCTGCCCCAGGGCCCTGCACAGCACAATGAgaccacagcagctgctgccaggcaggAAGAAACAGTGCAAAATGCTTCTGGACAGAACCAAACAGGGCAGAGCATGGGCCAAAACGAAACTGGGGCAATTCAGACCATGTGCGATGGGCTTAATGAGAGCAGGGGCGCCACAAACGCTTCAGGCGAGGCTCAGCACAACCAGCCAAACAGCAGCTCTACCTCAGAGCACAACGGCTCCAGGATAAGTGGAGGAACGTTGTGTCATCGCAGACATTGCCCCTGGCAG GTTTTGATCCGAAATAGCGGAGGAAACGGTTTTTGTGGAGGGAGCTTAATCAACAGCCGCTGGGTGGTCACAGCTGCTCACTGCCTTGATCTCGTTAGGCCACACCATGTTACTGTGG GTGACTTTGACAAGTATCGCAGAGAACTGCATGAACAGAAGATTGGTGTGGAACGGAGCTGGACTCACCCGCATTACGACTCGAATGACTACAATAATGACATCGCCTTGCTGTACTTGAGCAGTGATGTTGTGTTTAACGAGTACGTGCTCCCCATCTGCCTTCCCAGCCCTAACCTGGCAGCGCTGCTGTCCGAGGAAGGCACCGTAGGGATGGTAAGCGGCTGGGGTGCCACTCACGGCAGGGGTTCAACCCTGCGCTTCCTGATGAAAGTCAGGCTGCCCATTGTAAGCATGGACATGTGTCAGCAGGCAACAGACAGAATCCTCACCGATAACATGTTCTGCGCAGGCTACGCCACTGAGACTGCAGATGCCTGTAAGGGCGATAGTGGTGGCCCTTTTGTAGTACCTTACCACAACACCTGGTTCCTTTTAGGCATTGTAAGCTGGGGCGAGGGCTGTGCTGAAAAAGGCAAATATGGTGTGTATACAAGAGTATCCAATTACATTGCGTGGATTAAAGAGACTGTTGACAGTGTAGCAGATTCAGAAAAGTTTTCAATTAACTTTTCTTAA
- the LOC101797199 gene encoding uncharacterized protein isoform X3, which produces MVESAKYDTTITSASAPQNLEETTVKKKSSSAGIRTVGAGSTAGTAVAPSMWNAPAQRTMPCTRMGRGPFPCGLIKARHAMREEALGQARIPRELSESRIDVATWNESTEGTAKHSEMELSTARENETLKDVSEQSTITEDAAGPKEVGVDASSCTKTPVDSGTQKQLGQEGAAPEHAAMEGPARPGLRWSELPQGPAQHNETTAAAARQEETVQNASGQNQTGQSMGQNETGAIQTMCDGLNESRGATNASGEAQHNQPNSSSTSEHNGSRISGGTLCHRRHCPWQMNARLLLLHSFELRSFVLIRNSGGNGFCGGSLINSRWVVTAAHCLDLVRPHHVTVGDFDKYRRELHEQKIGVERSWTHPHYDSNDYNNDIALLYLSSDVVFNEYVLPICLPSPNLAALLSEEGTVGMVSGWGATHGRGSTLRFLMKVRLPIVSMDMCQQATDRILTDNMFCAGYATETADACKGDSGGPFVVPYHNTWFLLGIVSWGEGCAEKGKYGVYTRVSNYIAWIKETVDSVADSEKFSINFS; this is translated from the exons ATGGTGGAGTCTGCAAAATACGACACTACAATTACTTCTGCATCTGCCCCCCAAAATTTGGAGGAGACAACTGTGAAGAAG AAAAGTTCGAGTGCTGGTATAAGAACGGTGGGTGCTGGCAGTACTGCAGGGACAGCAGTCGCTCCTTCCATGTGGAATGCTCCTGCGCAAAGGACTATGCCCTGCACGAGGATGGGAAGAG GACCCTTTCCGTGTGGCCTGATTAAAGCCAGGCATGCCATGCGAGAGGAGGCTCTGGGGCAAGCAAGGATCCCAAGGGAGCTGAGTGAGAGCAGGATCGATGTGGCCACATGGAATGAGAGCACGGAGGGCACAGCCAAACACTCTGAGATGGAGCTAAGCACTGCCAgggaaaatgaaacattaaagGATGTGTCTGAGCAAAGCACAATTACGGAGGATGCTGCTGGACCAAAGGAGGTGGGAGTAGATGCTTCCAGCTGCACCAAGACACCGGTGGACTCAGGCACCCAgaagcagctggggcaggagggtgcTGCCCCTGAGCACGCAGCCATGGAGGGGCCAGCCAGGCCTGGGCTGCGGTGGAGTGAGCTGCCCCAGGGCCCTGCACAGCACAATGAgaccacagcagctgctgccaggcaggAAGAAACAGTGCAAAATGCTTCTGGACAGAACCAAACAGGGCAGAGCATGGGCCAAAACGAAACTGGGGCAATTCAGACCATGTGCGATGGGCTTAATGAGAGCAGGGGCGCCACAAACGCTTCAGGCGAGGCTCAGCACAACCAGCCAAACAGCAGCTCTACCTCAGAGCACAACGGCTCCAGGATAAGTGGAGGAACGTTGTGTCATCGCAGACATTGCCCCTGGCAG ATGAATGCCCGTCTACTCCTCCTTCACTCTTTTGAGCTCAGGTCATTT GTTTTGATCCGAAATAGCGGAGGAAACGGTTTTTGTGGAGGGAGCTTAATCAACAGCCGCTGGGTGGTCACAGCTGCTCACTGCCTTGATCTCGTTAGGCCACACCATGTTACTGTGG GTGACTTTGACAAGTATCGCAGAGAACTGCATGAACAGAAGATTGGTGTGGAACGGAGCTGGACTCACCCGCATTACGACTCGAATGACTACAATAATGACATCGCCTTGCTGTACTTGAGCAGTGATGTTGTGTTTAACGAGTACGTGCTCCCCATCTGCCTTCCCAGCCCTAACCTGGCAGCGCTGCTGTCCGAGGAAGGCACCGTAGGGATGGTAAGCGGCTGGGGTGCCACTCACGGCAGGGGTTCAACCCTGCGCTTCCTGATGAAAGTCAGGCTGCCCATTGTAAGCATGGACATGTGTCAGCAGGCAACAGACAGAATCCTCACCGATAACATGTTCTGCGCAGGCTACGCCACTGAGACTGCAGATGCCTGTAAGGGCGATAGTGGTGGCCCTTTTGTAGTACCTTACCACAACACCTGGTTCCTTTTAGGCATTGTAAGCTGGGGCGAGGGCTGTGCTGAAAAAGGCAAATATGGTGTGTATACAAGAGTATCCAATTACATTGCGTGGATTAAAGAGACTGTTGACAGTGTAGCAGATTCAGAAAAGTTTTCAATTAACTTTTCTTAA